The following are encoded together in the Azospirillum brasilense genome:
- a CDS encoding MdtB/MuxB family multidrug efflux RND transporter permease subunit, whose protein sequence is MNISHPFVVRPVATSLLMLAILLVGAVSYRFLPLSALPAVEYPTIQVQTFFPGASPEVMTSSVTAPLERQLGQMPGLVQMSSVSAAGASVITLQFGLELSIDIAEQEVQAAINAAGNLLPSDLPAPPIYAKVNPADAPILTLALTSKTLPLTQVQDLADSRFAQKLSQLPGVGLVSLSGGHRPAVRIRANVQALAAYGLNIDDLRSTINTANVNSPKGTIDGPTRNYTINANDQLRRADEYKDLVVAYRSGAPVRLSDIAEVLDSAENTRLGAWMNDTPAILLNIQRQPGANVIEVVDRVKEMLPNLTAALPGSVDVAVLTDRTVTIRASVEDVQMEMMVAMGLVVLVIFLFLRNIPATIIPSLSVPLSLVGTFAVMYLAGFSLNNLSLMALTVATGFVVDDAIVMIENIARHVERGEPPLQAALKGSKQIGFTIVSLTVSLIAVLIPLLFMGDVVGRLFREFAITLAVTILISAVVSLTLVPMLCAKLLRHREPREMSAIARRSEAWFDAVIAGYARTLRWVLDRQGATLLVAVGTLALTVVLYTAIPKGFFPAQDTGLIQGVTEATQSVSYAAMAERQRALAVEVLKDPDVVSLSSFIGVDGSNTTMNSGRLLINLKPKEQRTDHVADIIRRIRHNTAAVPGIELFMQPVQDLTIDATVSRTQYQFVLEDANPEELRVWAPRLIDRLAAVPEITDVTSNLQEKGLSASITIDRDTAARYGVTTAAIDNALYDSFGQRIVSTIFTQANQFRVILEADPDRMTVDQLLTSIHLPSAGGGQVPLAAFARMEVRNAPLQINHFGQFPAVTVSFNLAPGVSLGAAVKAIEAAEQELGLPASVLTRFQGAALAFQASLGNQLLLILAAIVTMYIVLGVLYESYIHPITILSTLPSAGVGALIALMLAGHDLDIIAIIGIILLIGIVKKNAIMMIDFALDAEREEGKPPREAIYQACLLRFRPILMTTMAALLGALPLMLGTGTGSELRQPMGVSIVGGLILSQLLTLYTTPVIYLAFDRLAARLRGRPDGRTEGAAR, encoded by the coding sequence ATGAACATCTCCCACCCCTTCGTCGTCCGCCCGGTCGCCACCTCGCTGCTGATGCTGGCGATCCTGCTGGTGGGGGCGGTGTCCTACCGCTTCCTGCCGCTGTCGGCGCTGCCGGCGGTGGAATACCCGACGATCCAGGTCCAGACCTTCTTCCCCGGCGCCAGCCCGGAGGTGATGACCTCCTCGGTCACCGCCCCGCTGGAGCGCCAGCTCGGCCAGATGCCGGGGCTGGTCCAGATGTCCTCGGTCAGCGCCGCCGGGGCGTCGGTCATCACACTCCAGTTCGGGCTGGAACTCAGCATCGACATCGCGGAGCAGGAGGTGCAGGCGGCCATCAACGCCGCCGGCAACCTGCTGCCCTCCGACCTGCCCGCCCCGCCGATCTACGCCAAGGTCAACCCGGCCGACGCGCCGATCCTGACTCTGGCCCTGACCTCCAAGACGCTGCCGCTGACCCAGGTGCAGGACCTCGCCGACAGCCGCTTCGCGCAGAAGCTGTCGCAGCTTCCCGGCGTCGGTCTGGTCAGCCTCAGCGGCGGGCACCGGCCGGCGGTGCGCATCCGCGCCAACGTCCAGGCGCTGGCCGCCTATGGCCTGAACATCGACGACCTGCGCAGCACCATCAACACGGCCAACGTCAACTCGCCCAAGGGCACCATCGACGGGCCGACCCGCAACTACACCATCAACGCCAACGACCAGCTCCGCCGGGCCGACGAGTACAAGGACCTCGTCGTCGCCTACCGCAGCGGCGCCCCGGTCCGCCTGTCCGACATCGCCGAGGTGCTGGACAGCGCCGAGAACACCCGGCTGGGCGCCTGGATGAACGACACGCCGGCCATCCTCCTGAACATCCAGCGCCAGCCCGGCGCCAACGTGATCGAGGTGGTGGACCGGGTGAAGGAGATGCTGCCCAACCTGACCGCCGCCCTGCCCGGCTCGGTCGATGTCGCCGTGCTGACCGACCGCACCGTGACCATCCGCGCCTCCGTCGAGGACGTGCAGATGGAGATGATGGTGGCCATGGGGCTGGTGGTGCTGGTCATCTTCCTGTTCCTGCGCAACATCCCGGCGACGATCATCCCCAGCCTGTCGGTGCCGCTCTCGCTGGTCGGCACCTTCGCGGTGATGTATCTGGCGGGCTTCAGCCTGAACAACCTGTCCTTGATGGCGCTGACCGTCGCGACCGGCTTCGTCGTCGACGACGCCATCGTGATGATCGAGAACATCGCCCGCCATGTCGAGCGCGGGGAGCCACCGCTCCAGGCCGCGCTGAAGGGGTCGAAGCAGATCGGCTTCACCATCGTGTCGCTGACCGTCTCGCTGATCGCGGTGCTGATCCCGCTGCTGTTCATGGGCGACGTGGTGGGCCGGCTGTTCCGCGAGTTCGCCATCACGCTGGCCGTCACCATCCTGATCTCCGCCGTCGTCTCGCTGACGCTGGTGCCGATGCTCTGCGCCAAGCTGCTGCGCCACCGCGAGCCGCGCGAGATGTCCGCCATCGCGCGGCGCAGCGAGGCGTGGTTCGACGCGGTGATCGCCGGCTACGCCCGCACGCTGCGCTGGGTGCTGGACCGCCAGGGGGCGACGCTTCTGGTCGCCGTGGGCACGCTGGCGCTGACGGTGGTGCTCTACACGGCCATTCCCAAGGGCTTCTTCCCGGCGCAGGACACGGGCCTGATCCAGGGCGTGACGGAGGCCACCCAGTCCGTCTCCTACGCCGCCATGGCGGAGCGGCAGCGGGCGCTGGCGGTGGAGGTGCTGAAGGACCCGGACGTGGTCAGCCTGTCCTCCTTCATCGGGGTGGACGGCAGCAACACCACCATGAACAGCGGCCGCCTCCTCATCAACCTGAAGCCGAAGGAGCAGCGGACGGACCATGTGGCCGACATCATCCGCCGCATCCGCCACAACACCGCCGCCGTCCCCGGAATCGAGCTGTTCATGCAGCCGGTGCAGGACCTGACCATCGACGCCACGGTCAGCCGCACCCAGTACCAGTTCGTGCTTGAGGACGCGAATCCCGAGGAGCTGCGCGTCTGGGCGCCGAGGCTGATCGACCGGCTGGCCGCGGTTCCGGAGATCACCGACGTCACCAGCAACCTTCAGGAGAAGGGGCTGTCGGCCTCCATCACCATCGACCGCGACACCGCCGCGCGCTACGGCGTCACCACGGCGGCCATCGACAACGCGCTGTACGACTCCTTCGGCCAGCGCATCGTCTCCACCATCTTCACCCAGGCCAACCAGTTCCGCGTGATCCTGGAGGCCGACCCCGACCGCATGACGGTCGACCAGCTGCTCACCTCCATCCATCTGCCCTCGGCGGGCGGCGGGCAGGTGCCGCTGGCCGCCTTCGCGCGGATGGAGGTGCGCAACGCGCCGCTCCAGATCAACCACTTCGGGCAGTTCCCGGCGGTCACCGTCTCCTTCAACCTCGCGCCGGGGGTCTCGCTGGGCGCCGCGGTCAAGGCCATCGAGGCGGCGGAACAGGAACTCGGCCTGCCGGCCAGCGTGCTGACCCGCTTCCAGGGCGCGGCCCTGGCCTTCCAGGCGTCGCTGGGCAACCAGCTCCTGCTGATCCTGGCCGCCATCGTCACGATGTACATCGTGCTGGGCGTCCTCTACGAGAGCTACATCCACCCGATCACGATCCTCTCCACCCTGCCCTCGGCGGGGGTGGGGGCGCTGATCGCGCTGATGCTGGCCGGGCACGACCTGGACATCATCGCCATCATCGGCATCATCCTGCTGATCGGCATCGTGAAGAAGAACGCGATCATGATGATCGACTTCGCGCTCGACGCCGAGCGGGAGGAGGGCAAGCCCCCGCGCGAGGCGATCTATCAGGCCTGCCTGCTGCGCTTCCGCCCGATCCTGATGACCACCATGGCGGCGCTGCTCGGCGCCCTGCCGCTGATGCTCGGCACCGGCACGGGGTCGGAACTGCGCCAGCCGATGGGCGTGTCCATCGTCGGCGGGCTGATCCTCAGCCAGCTTCTGACCCTCTACACCACGCCGGTGATCTATCTGGCCTTCGACCGGCTGGCCGCGCGCCTGCGCGGGCGTCCCGACGGGCGGACGGAAGGGGCCGCGCGATGA
- a CDS encoding pyridoxal phosphate-dependent aminotransferase: MRFSSLTDRIRGDRVAAWDIHFAAWTAKGRGEDVIVLSVGDPDFDTPAPVRDAAIAALHAGDTHYTPIPGRPELRAALARDVARRTGLPVEPENVIVCAGAQNGLFNATLCLVEAGDEVLVPEPMYLTYEACVRASGATLVPVAPDAATLRLDPAALAAAVTPRTRAIFLATPANPTGIVMSAEELEAVADLARRHDLWVVADEVYASLTFDRPHVSIATLPGMAERTVTINSLSKSHAMTGWRAGWVVAPAPLVAHMGTLALCMLYGLPGFVQQAALVAVEQGDEAVASMREGYRRRRDIALEALGSVPGLRCLKPEAGMFMLVDVRGTGLPTMEFAWRLFRETGVSVLDAGAFGPAAAGCVRLSFAVGEAELAEACRRIAAFVTGLA, translated from the coding sequence ATGCGTTTCTCTTCCCTCACCGACCGCATCCGCGGCGACCGCGTCGCGGCTTGGGACATCCATTTCGCCGCCTGGACCGCCAAGGGGCGCGGCGAGGACGTGATCGTGCTGAGCGTCGGCGACCCGGATTTCGACACGCCCGCCCCGGTGCGCGACGCGGCCATCGCCGCCCTTCACGCCGGCGACACCCACTACACCCCGATTCCCGGCCGTCCGGAGCTGCGCGCCGCGCTGGCCCGCGACGTCGCCCGCCGCACCGGCCTGCCGGTGGAGCCGGAGAACGTCATCGTCTGCGCCGGGGCGCAGAACGGCCTGTTCAACGCCACCCTCTGCCTCGTCGAGGCGGGGGACGAGGTGCTGGTGCCGGAGCCGATGTACCTCACCTACGAGGCCTGCGTCCGCGCGTCGGGCGCCACGCTGGTCCCGGTGGCCCCGGACGCCGCCACGCTGCGGCTGGACCCGGCGGCGCTGGCCGCCGCGGTCACCCCGCGCACCCGCGCCATCTTCCTGGCGACCCCCGCCAACCCCACCGGCATCGTCATGTCGGCGGAGGAACTGGAAGCCGTCGCCGACCTCGCCCGCCGCCACGATCTGTGGGTGGTCGCCGACGAGGTCTACGCCAGCCTGACCTTCGACCGCCCCCATGTCAGCATCGCCACCCTTCCCGGCATGGCGGAGCGCACGGTGACCATCAACAGCCTGTCCAAGTCGCACGCCATGACCGGCTGGCGCGCCGGCTGGGTGGTCGCCCCGGCGCCGCTGGTCGCCCATATGGGCACGCTGGCGCTGTGCATGCTCTACGGCCTGCCGGGCTTCGTCCAGCAGGCGGCGCTGGTCGCCGTCGAGCAGGGCGACGAGGCGGTGGCGTCGATGCGCGAGGGCTACCGCCGCCGCCGCGACATCGCGCTGGAAGCGCTCGGCTCCGTTCCCGGCCTGCGCTGCCTGAAGCCGGAGGCCGGCATGTTCATGCTGGTGGACGTGCGCGGCACCGGCCTGCCGACCATGGAGTTCGCGTGGCGGCTGTTCCGCGAGACCGGCGTGTCGGTGCTCGACGCCGGCGCCTTCGGCCCGGCGGCGGCGGGCTGCGTCCGCCTGTCCTTCGCGGTCGGCGAGGCGGAGCTTGCGGAGGCCTGCCGCCGCATCGCCGCCTTTGTGACGGGATTGGCGTGA
- a CDS encoding MdtA/MuxA family multidrug efflux RND transporter periplasmic adaptor subunit, producing the protein MDLDTPLKPPPAPGPDSPATAAPEARRDRTAPEAQRTDAPRRRSILGRVLAWLVVLALIGGGVWWFAFRPAPEMATRGGPGGFRPGMPTASPVVTATVEKGDMPIRLNGLGTVSSLATVTVRPQVGGQLTQVAFTEGQAVQKGDFLAEVDPRPFQLAVEQAEAQLLRDQALLKNARLDLERYRLLVKQDSIAKQQRDTQESLVQQYEGTVKADQVAVENAKLNLSYTRITAPVSGRAGLRLVDPGNYVTAGEAGGIVVITQVQPISVLFTLPEDNIPAIMARLRDGAHLPVTAYDRTRDRVLATGTLTTVDNQIDVTTGTVKLRAQFDNADQSLFPNQFVNVQLLVDTLAGVPMVPVAAVQRGAPGTYVYVVNGEDSTASVRPVTLGASDGAKTVITQGVQPGETVVIQGADRLREGAKVAATDGSAQPTAPAPSSEGPRPQRRPQRNAS; encoded by the coding sequence ATGGATTTGGACACGCCCCTGAAACCGCCGCCCGCGCCCGGGCCGGACAGTCCCGCGACGGCAGCGCCGGAGGCCCGCCGGGACCGGACGGCTCCCGAGGCCCAGCGGACCGACGCGCCCAGACGCCGCTCGATCTTGGGACGGGTGCTGGCGTGGCTGGTGGTGCTGGCGCTGATCGGCGGCGGGGTGTGGTGGTTCGCCTTCCGCCCGGCGCCCGAGATGGCGACCCGTGGCGGCCCCGGCGGGTTCCGGCCCGGCATGCCGACCGCCTCGCCGGTGGTGACCGCCACGGTGGAGAAGGGCGACATGCCGATCCGGCTGAATGGGCTCGGCACCGTCTCCTCGCTCGCCACGGTCACGGTGCGCCCGCAGGTCGGCGGCCAGCTCACCCAGGTTGCCTTCACCGAGGGGCAGGCCGTGCAGAAGGGCGACTTCCTGGCGGAGGTGGACCCGCGGCCCTTTCAGCTCGCCGTCGAGCAGGCCGAAGCCCAGCTGCTGCGCGATCAGGCGCTGCTGAAGAACGCCCGGCTGGACCTGGAGCGCTACCGCCTGCTGGTCAAGCAGGATTCCATCGCCAAGCAGCAGCGCGACACCCAGGAATCGCTGGTCCAGCAGTATGAGGGCACGGTGAAGGCCGATCAGGTGGCGGTGGAGAATGCCAAGCTGAACCTGTCCTACACCCGCATCACCGCGCCCGTGTCGGGCCGCGCCGGGCTGCGGCTGGTCGATCCCGGCAACTACGTCACCGCGGGCGAGGCCGGCGGCATCGTCGTCATCACCCAGGTGCAGCCGATCTCCGTCCTGTTCACCCTGCCGGAGGACAACATTCCGGCGATCATGGCCCGGCTGCGCGACGGGGCACACCTGCCAGTGACCGCTTACGACCGGACGCGCGACCGCGTGCTGGCGACCGGCACGCTGACCACGGTGGACAACCAGATCGACGTGACCACCGGCACGGTGAAGCTGCGCGCCCAGTTCGACAACGCCGACCAGTCGCTGTTCCCCAACCAGTTCGTCAACGTCCAGCTTCTGGTGGACACGCTGGCCGGTGTACCGATGGTCCCGGTGGCAGCGGTGCAGCGTGGGGCACCCGGCACCTACGTCTATGTGGTGAACGGCGAGGACAGCACGGCCTCGGTCCGCCCGGTGACGCTGGGCGCCAGCGACGGGGCGAAGACCGTCATCACACAGGGCGTGCAGCCCGGCGAGACGGTGGTGATCCAGGGCGCCGACCGGCTGCGCGAGGGCGCCAAGGTCGCGGCGACCGACGGCTCGGCCCAGCCAACCGCCCCCGCCCCGTCCAGCGAGGGACCGCGCCCGCAGCGCCGCCCCCAGCGCAACGCGTCGTAA
- a CDS encoding efflux RND transporter permease subunit yields the protein MSWAANLSAPFIRRPVATTLLTLGLALAGALGFVGLPVSPLPQVDFPTISVTASMPGASPETMAASVATPLERHLAQIADVTEMTSSSSAGSTRITLQFGLNRDIDGAGREVQAAINAARADLPSSLRSNPTYRKVNPADAPIMILTMTSATLSQGQLYDSAATVLQQKLSQVEGIGQVSIGGSSLPAVRVELNPRALFQYGIGLEDVRAAIASANANAPKGAVEDGELRFQIYTNDQARKAEEYRSLVIAYRNGAAVRLSDVAEVSDSVEDLRNAGITNGKPSVLLMLNRQPAANIIETVDRVKAMLPELRASIPADIDLSVSSDRTTTIRASLAEVEHTLIIAVGLVVMVVFLFLRNARAALIPSVVVPVSLVATFGAMYLLGYSLNNLSLMALTIATGFVVDDAIVVLENIARHIENGMSRTQAALRGAREVGFTVLSMSVSLVAVFIPILLMGGIVGRLFREFALTLSIAILVSMVISLTTTPMMCAVLLREPRKAKEPGRAVAALRRFGTRIGGGTLRLYDRTLTAALDNSLLTMVVFAATVALSVHLFTIIPKGFFPQQDTGRLIGFVVADQSTSFALMKEKMERFVALVQADPAVDTVVGYTGGSRTNSGFMAVSLKPLAQRDVTADAVIARLRTQLTQVPGANLYLSVMQDLRAGARQANANYQFTLQGDTLDELQTWAPRLTQALQQVPELTEVNSDQQQRGLALEVTVDRDAAARLGLSFNQINNTLYDAFGQRSASTIYNPLNQYRVIMEVAPRYREDPEMMKDILISKSGGAVSGTQATSAIAGAATADTEAARNQRINQIATTGRTAASTGSALSTGVETMVPLSAIARVSLENTPLSVNHQGPFVATTLSFNLAPGVSLGEGLAVIRHTMDRIGVPTTIQGSFQGTARVFQQSIGDQPVLILAALLAVYIVLGVLYESYIHPLTILSTLPSAGVGALVALMALDKELSIIALIGVILLIGIVKKNAIMMIDVALEAERSEGLDPRTAIHRACLLRFRPIMMTTVAALLGALPLALGSGDGAELRQPLGIAIVGGLVVSQMLTLYTTPVTYLYLDRFRLWCRRRWRRPEAGVAA from the coding sequence ATGAGCTGGGCCGCCAACCTGTCGGCGCCCTTCATCCGGCGGCCGGTGGCGACGACCCTGCTGACGCTCGGGCTGGCGCTGGCCGGGGCGCTGGGTTTCGTCGGGCTGCCGGTGTCGCCGCTGCCGCAGGTGGATTTCCCGACCATCTCGGTCACCGCCTCGATGCCCGGCGCCAGCCCGGAAACCATGGCGGCCAGCGTCGCGACGCCGCTGGAACGGCATCTGGCGCAGATCGCCGACGTGACGGAGATGACCTCCTCCAGCTCCGCCGGATCGACGCGCATCACGCTCCAGTTCGGCCTGAACCGCGACATCGACGGCGCGGGGCGGGAGGTGCAGGCGGCTATCAACGCCGCCCGCGCCGACCTGCCGTCCAGCCTGCGCAGCAACCCGACCTACCGCAAGGTCAACCCCGCCGACGCCCCGATCATGATCCTGACCATGACCTCGGCGACGCTCAGCCAGGGGCAGCTCTACGATTCCGCGGCGACCGTGCTCCAGCAGAAGCTGTCGCAGGTCGAGGGCATCGGGCAGGTCAGCATCGGCGGCAGCTCGCTGCCCGCCGTGCGGGTGGAGCTGAACCCGCGCGCCCTGTTCCAGTACGGCATCGGGCTGGAGGATGTGCGCGCCGCCATCGCGTCCGCCAACGCCAACGCCCCCAAGGGGGCCGTCGAGGACGGGGAGCTGCGCTTCCAGATCTACACCAACGACCAAGCCCGCAAGGCGGAGGAGTACCGGTCGCTGGTCATCGCCTACCGCAACGGGGCGGCGGTCCGCCTGTCCGACGTGGCCGAGGTGTCGGACAGCGTGGAGGATCTGCGCAACGCCGGCATCACCAACGGCAAGCCGTCGGTCCTGCTGATGCTGAACCGCCAGCCGGCGGCCAACATCATCGAGACGGTGGACCGGGTGAAGGCCATGCTGCCGGAGCTTCGCGCCTCCATCCCCGCCGACATCGACCTGTCGGTCTCCAGCGACCGCACCACGACCATCCGCGCCTCGCTGGCCGAGGTGGAGCACACGCTCATCATCGCGGTCGGGCTGGTGGTGATGGTGGTGTTCCTGTTCCTGCGCAACGCGCGGGCGGCGCTGATCCCCAGCGTGGTGGTGCCGGTGTCGCTGGTCGCCACCTTCGGCGCCATGTATCTGCTCGGCTACAGCCTGAACAACCTGTCGCTGATGGCGCTGACCATCGCCACCGGCTTCGTGGTGGACGACGCCATCGTCGTGCTGGAGAACATCGCCCGCCACATCGAGAACGGCATGTCCCGCACCCAGGCGGCGCTGCGCGGCGCGCGGGAGGTCGGCTTCACCGTCCTGTCGATGAGCGTGTCTCTGGTCGCCGTCTTCATCCCGATCCTGCTGATGGGCGGCATCGTCGGGCGCCTGTTCCGCGAATTCGCCCTGACCCTGTCCATCGCCATCCTGGTCTCGATGGTCATCAGCCTGACCACCACGCCGATGATGTGCGCCGTCCTGCTGCGCGAGCCGCGCAAGGCGAAGGAGCCGGGCCGCGCCGTGGCCGCGCTGCGCCGCTTCGGGACGCGGATCGGCGGGGGCACGCTGCGCCTCTACGACCGGACGCTGACGGCGGCGCTCGACAACAGCCTGCTGACCATGGTGGTCTTCGCGGCGACCGTGGCGCTCAGCGTCCATCTCTTCACGATCATCCCCAAGGGCTTCTTCCCGCAACAGGACACCGGCCGGCTGATCGGCTTCGTCGTGGCGGACCAGAGCACCTCCTTCGCGCTGATGAAGGAGAAGATGGAGCGCTTCGTGGCGCTGGTGCAGGCCGACCCGGCGGTGGACACGGTGGTCGGCTACACCGGCGGCAGCCGGACCAACAGCGGCTTCATGGCCGTGTCGCTGAAGCCGCTGGCGCAGCGCGACGTGACGGCGGACGCGGTGATCGCCCGGCTGCGCACCCAGCTCACCCAGGTCCCCGGCGCGAACCTGTACCTGTCGGTCATGCAGGACTTGCGGGCGGGGGCGCGGCAGGCCAACGCCAACTACCAGTTCACGCTGCAGGGCGACACGCTGGACGAGCTGCAGACCTGGGCGCCCCGCCTGACCCAGGCGCTCCAGCAGGTGCCGGAGCTGACGGAGGTGAACTCCGACCAGCAGCAGCGCGGGCTGGCGCTGGAGGTGACGGTGGACCGCGACGCCGCGGCGCGGCTGGGCCTGTCCTTCAATCAGATCAACAACACGCTCTACGACGCCTTCGGCCAGCGCTCCGCCTCGACCATCTACAACCCGCTGAACCAGTACCGCGTCATCATGGAGGTCGCCCCCCGGTACCGCGAGGACCCGGAGATGATGAAGGACATCCTCATCAGCAAATCCGGCGGGGCGGTCAGCGGGACCCAGGCGACCAGCGCCATCGCCGGGGCGGCTACGGCCGACACCGAGGCCGCGCGCAACCAGCGCATCAACCAGATCGCCACAACCGGCCGCACCGCCGCCTCCACCGGGTCGGCGCTCAGCACGGGGGTGGAGACGATGGTGCCGCTTTCGGCCATCGCCCGCGTCTCGCTGGAGAACACGCCGCTGTCGGTGAACCATCAGGGGCCGTTCGTCGCCACCACCCTCTCCTTCAACCTCGCCCCCGGCGTCTCGCTGGGCGAGGGGCTGGCCGTCATCCGCCACACCATGGACCGGATCGGCGTGCCGACCACCATCCAGGGCAGCTTCCAGGGCACCGCGAGGGTGTTCCAGCAGTCGATCGGCGACCAGCCGGTGCTGATTCTGGCGGCGCTGCTGGCCGTCTACATCGTCCTGGGCGTGCTCTACGAGAGCTACATCCACCCGCTGACCATCCTGTCCACCCTGCCCTCCGCCGGGGTGGGGGCTCTGGTCGCGCTGATGGCGCTGGACAAGGAGCTGAGCATCATCGCGCTGATCGGCGTCATCCTGCTGATCGGCATCGTCAAGAAGAACGCGATCATGATGATCGACGTGGCGCTGGAGGCGGAGCGGAGCGAGGGGCTGGACCCGCGCACCGCGATCCACCGCGCCTGCCTGTTGCGCTTCCGCCCGATCATGATGACCACGGTCGCCGCCCTGCTGGGCGCCCTGCCGCTGGCGCTCGGCTCCGGCGACGGCGCGGAACTGCGCCAGCCGCTGGGCATCGCCATCGTCGGTGGTCTGGTGGTCAGCCAGATGCTGACCCTCTACACGACCCCGGTCACCTACCTGTACCTCGACCGCTTCCGGCTGTGGTGCCGGCGGCGCTGGCGGCGCCCCGAGGCGGGGGTCGCGGCATGA
- a CDS encoding efflux transporter outer membrane subunit, translating to MTTIFGRRARLLGTALGTLTLLSACAVGPDYERPSVAVPPAYKEGGITPVAFAPPVPRDDGWRPAAPGQAEAGPWWTVFNDPVLDGLMRRVEVDNQSLKAAEAAYRQAKALSDQARSAFFPVLSISGGADRVGRVGSGDRATSGTGTGISRSGTPLTTYDAGLGASWAPDLWGRIRRSVESNDANLQASAADLAAARLSAQAQFATAYVQFRVADERKALLERAIAAYRQSLEIARNRHAVGTATLADVFTAETQVRSTESQLVALGVQRAQFEHAMAVLVGQAPAAFVLAPAPLTAAVPAIPPGVPSALLERRPDIAAAERQMAQANAQIGIAESAWYPDVVLSGSLTNSATILPRLLQAPTALWAVGAQVAQTLFDGGTRTAEVELRRAVFDQTVAQYRQTVLTAFQEVEDQLAAQRILAQQAAVQDDAVRLAREAERLTLNQYRAGTLPYSSVLTAQTAALSDEESALSVRQSRLLAAVSLLQALGGTPPNF from the coding sequence ATGACGACGATCTTCGGGCGGCGCGCCCGTCTCCTGGGCACGGCGCTCGGCACCCTCACCCTGCTGTCGGCCTGCGCGGTGGGGCCGGATTACGAGCGGCCATCCGTCGCCGTGCCGCCGGCCTACAAGGAAGGCGGCATCACCCCCGTGGCCTTCGCTCCCCCTGTCCCGCGCGACGACGGCTGGCGCCCCGCCGCCCCCGGACAGGCGGAGGCCGGGCCCTGGTGGACCGTCTTCAACGATCCGGTGCTGGACGGGCTGATGCGCCGGGTGGAGGTCGACAACCAGAGCCTGAAGGCGGCGGAGGCCGCCTACCGGCAGGCCAAGGCGCTGTCGGATCAGGCCCGCTCCGCCTTTTTCCCCGTCCTGTCCATCAGCGGCGGGGCGGACCGGGTGGGACGCGTCGGGTCGGGTGACCGCGCCACCTCCGGCACCGGCACCGGCATCAGCCGCAGCGGAACCCCGCTGACCACCTACGACGCCGGGTTGGGGGCGAGCTGGGCGCCGGACCTCTGGGGCCGCATCCGCCGCTCGGTGGAAAGCAACGACGCCAACCTCCAGGCCAGCGCCGCCGACCTCGCTGCCGCCCGCCTGTCGGCGCAGGCGCAGTTCGCCACCGCCTACGTCCAGTTCCGCGTGGCGGACGAGCGCAAGGCGCTGCTGGAGCGGGCCATCGCCGCCTACCGCCAGTCGCTGGAGATCGCCCGCAACCGCCACGCCGTGGGCACGGCGACCCTGGCCGACGTCTTCACCGCCGAGACCCAGGTCCGCTCCACCGAGTCGCAGTTGGTGGCGCTGGGGGTGCAGCGCGCCCAGTTCGAGCACGCCATGGCGGTTCTGGTCGGGCAGGCGCCCGCCGCCTTCGTGCTGGCCCCGGCGCCTCTGACCGCGGCGGTCCCGGCGATCCCACCCGGCGTCCCCTCCGCCCTTCTGGAACGCCGCCCGGACATCGCCGCGGCGGAGCGGCAGATGGCCCAGGCCAACGCCCAGATCGGCATCGCGGAGTCGGCCTGGTACCCGGACGTCGTGCTGTCCGGCTCCCTCACCAACAGCGCGACGATCCTGCCGCGGCTGCTCCAGGCGCCGACGGCGCTCTGGGCAGTCGGGGCGCAAGTCGCCCAGACTCTGTTCGACGGCGGCACGCGGACGGCCGAGGTGGAACTGCGCCGCGCCGTCTTCGACCAGACCGTGGCGCAGTACCGCCAGACCGTGCTGACCGCCTTCCAGGAGGTCGAGGACCAGCTCGCCGCCCAGCGCATCCTGGCCCAGCAGGCCGCCGTGCAGGACGACGCGGTGCGGCTGGCGCGCGAGGCGGAGCGGCTGACCCTGAACCAGTACCGGGCCGGCACCCTGCCCTACAGCAGCGTCCTGACCGCCCAGACCGCCGCCCTGTCGGACGAGGAAAGCGCCCTGTCGGTGCGGCAGAGCCGCCTGCTGGCTGCCGTCTCGCTTCTCCAGGCGTTGGGGGGCACTCCGCCGAATTTTTAA